In one Caldalkalibacillus thermarum genomic region, the following are encoded:
- a CDS encoding cytochrome ubiquinol oxidase subunit I, translating to MLLFEDPVFASRMLSLLTLSIHAIFATLGVGLPLMIIIAHWLGIKKNDEHYLLMARRWARGFVVLVAVGVVTGTAIALQLALLWPNFMEMAGHVIALPLFMEVFAFFFEAIFLGIYLYTWNRFDDQRKHLLLLIPVAIGATMSAFFITTVNGFMNAPTGFQIIDGQMTGVSPIEAMFNPATPTKAAHVISTAFMTSAFVLAALAAYRLLKGAQHVYYKKALHLMMVVGLIFAIATAVIGDFAGKYLAKHQPEKLAAAEWHFETMEGAPLVLFGILDDEQNVRFGLEIPYALSILAHNHPQAEVIGLNEFPQEWHPPLFIHYLFNLMVIIGVWLVLFSFVYWWGMRRKWTIVTSRWFRRLIVASGPLAMLAIQAGWWMTEFGRQPWILRGVMTVEEAATQSPYVGHLFFFFLALYLILVIGVVVVLRNINQRFPLEQDLAHEGGERPWITK from the coding sequence ATGTTGCTCTTTGAGGATCCCGTATTTGCCAGCAGGATGCTCTCCTTATTAACGCTTTCCATTCACGCCATTTTTGCCACCCTGGGCGTCGGCTTGCCCTTGATGATCATCATTGCCCACTGGCTGGGCATTAAAAAGAATGATGAACATTATCTGTTGATGGCTCGGCGCTGGGCCCGGGGGTTCGTCGTTTTAGTGGCGGTTGGGGTGGTGACCGGCACAGCCATTGCCTTGCAGCTGGCCTTGTTGTGGCCCAACTTTATGGAAATGGCTGGTCATGTCATTGCGCTGCCCCTGTTTATGGAAGTGTTCGCCTTTTTCTTTGAAGCGATTTTCTTGGGCATTTATCTGTACACGTGGAACCGGTTTGATGATCAGCGCAAGCATCTGTTACTCCTTATTCCCGTCGCCATAGGGGCCACGATGAGTGCCTTTTTTATCACCACAGTTAATGGCTTTATGAACGCCCCGACCGGCTTTCAAATCATCGATGGCCAAATGACGGGAGTGAGCCCCATCGAAGCCATGTTTAATCCGGCCACACCGACGAAAGCGGCTCATGTGATCAGCACGGCGTTTATGACCTCTGCCTTTGTTTTGGCCGCTCTTGCCGCTTACCGGCTTTTGAAGGGCGCTCAACATGTTTACTATAAAAAGGCGCTCCATCTCATGATGGTCGTCGGCTTGATTTTCGCCATCGCCACCGCTGTAATTGGTGATTTTGCCGGCAAATATTTGGCCAAGCATCAGCCGGAAAAACTGGCTGCTGCCGAATGGCATTTTGAAACGATGGAAGGCGCCCCGCTCGTTTTGTTTGGCATTTTAGATGACGAACAGAACGTGCGCTTTGGCCTGGAGATTCCTTATGCCCTAAGTATTTTGGCCCATAACCATCCCCAGGCTGAAGTGATTGGATTAAACGAATTTCCTCAGGAATGGCATCCGCCTTTATTCATTCACTATCTCTTTAATCTGATGGTCATCATCGGTGTGTGGCTAGTGCTCTTCTCCTTTGTCTACTGGTGGGGTATGCGGCGAAAGTGGACGATCGTCACCAGCCGCTGGTTCCGCCGCTTGATCGTGGCCAGTGGACCCTTGGCCATGCTGGCTATTCAAGCGGGCTGGTGGATGACCGAGTTCGGTCGCCAACCGTGGATTTTACGAGGCGTGATGACCGTTGAAGAAGCAGCCACCCAAAGTCCCTATGTCGGTCACTTGTTCTTCTTTTTTCTGGCCCTGTACCTGATCTTAGTCATCGGGGTTGTTGTGGTGTTGCGTAACATTAATCAGCGTTTTCCGCTGGAGCAAGATCTGGCTCATGAAGGGGGTGAGCGTCCATGGATTACGAAGTGA